A stretch of Scheffersomyces stipitis CBS 6054 chromosome 2, complete sequence DNA encodes these proteins:
- a CDS encoding RING finger domain-containing protein: protein METPEYIINISSDEEDVDDNDLEIIEFRKQTQNLIDNPEQPQHHITKKLAEVQCPICFDEVTMATSTSCGHIFCLECIQQSISSSHARGQVRGKRGSGLCPLCRKNISFKDTIVLRMKLATTMGIPELPP, encoded by the coding sequence ATGGAGACTCCGGAGTATATCATCAACATTTcttcagacgaagaagacgtaGACGACAATGATCTTGAAATCATTGAGTTCCGAAAGCAAACTCAGAATCTTATAGACAATCCGGAACAGCCACAGCACCACATAACTAAGAAGCTAGCGGAGGTACAATGTCCCATTTGCTTTGACGAAGTGACCATGGCCACTTCCACGTCGTGTGGGCACATTTTCTGTCTCGAATGTATACAGCAGAGTATATCCAGTTCACATGCCCGGGGCCAGGTTAGAGGCAAGAGAGGCTCAGGACTATGTCCACTttgtagaaagaatatTTCGTTTAAGGACACAATAGTCCTACGTATGAAGCTTGCGACAACTATGGGTATTCCGGAATTACCCCCC
- the PRS4 gene encoding 26S protease regulatory subunit 4-like protein (go_funtion ATP binding), giving the protein MPGGDGFNKKKDDKKKEKPKYEPPVESKFGKKRRKGPDTAVKLPSVYPNTRCKLKLLKLERIKDHLLLEEEFVTNQEAFQPTEAKQAEEREKVDELRGYPMSIGTLEEIIDDDHAIVSSTAGSEYYVSIMSFVDKGLLEPGCSVLLHHKTVSVVGVLQDDADPMVSVMKLDKSPTESYADIGGLESQIQEIKEAVELPLTHPELYEEMGIKPPKGVILYGAPGTGKTLLAKAVANQTSATFLRIVGSELIQKYLGDGPRLCRQIFQIAGEHAPSIVFIDEIDAIGTKRYESTSGGEREIQRTMLELLNQLDGFDDRGDIKVIMATNKIESLDPALIRPGRIDRKILFENPDANTKKKILTIHTSKMSLADDVNLDELVTSKDDLSGADIKAICTEAGLLALRERRMQVKADDFKSAKERVLKNKVEENLEGLYL; this is encoded by the coding sequence ATGCCTGGAGGCGATGgcttcaacaaaaagaaagacgacaagaaaaaagaaaagcCCAAGTATGAACCTCCCGTAGAATCCAAGTTTGgcaaaaagagaagaaaggGACCCGACACCGCTGTGAAATTGCCTTCAGTATATCCCAACACTAGATGCAAATTGAAgctcttgaagttggaaagaaTCAAAGACCATTTgcttttggaagaagagtttgTGACCAATCAGGAAGCTTTCCAGCCTACTGAGGCTAAACAAGCCGAAGAAAGGGAGAAGGTAGATGAACTTCGTGGCTATCCAATGTCTATTGGgactttggaagaaattaTTGATGATGACCATGCCATTGTTTCCAGCACAGCAGGATCTGAGTACTATGTATCGATTATGTCGTTCGTAGACAAGGGCTTGTTGGAGCCTGGCTGCTCTGTGCTTTTGCACCACAAGACTGTATCTGTTGTGGGGGTCTTGCAAGACGATGCTGATCCTATGGTATCCGTGAtgaagttggacaagaGTCCCACGGAGTCGTATGCCGATATCGGTGGTCTCGAATCCCAAATCCAGGAGATCAAGGAGGCAGTAGAGTTGCCGTTAACCCACCCAGAGTTGTATGAAGAAATGGGTATAAAACCGCCTAAGGGTGTCATTTTGTATGGTGCTCCGGGTACGGGTAAGACGTTGTTGGCGAAGGCTGTAGCTAACCAGACCAGTGCGACGTTTTTGCGTATTGTAGGCTCAgagttgatccagaagtaCTTGGGTGATGGTCCTAGATTGTGTAGACAAATTTTCCAGATCGCTGGGGAACACGCTCCCTCCATCGTTTTCATTGATGAGATCGATGCCATTGGTACAAAGAGATACGAATCGACATCAGGTGGGGAACGTGAAATCCAGAGAACAATGTtagagttgttgaaccaGCTAGACGGGTTTGACGATAGAGGAGACATCAAGGTCATTATGGCcaccaacaagatcgaGTCATTGGATCCAGCGTTGATCAGACCTGGAAGAATTGACAGAAAGATCTTGTTTGAGAATCCCGATGCTAAcacgaagaagaagatcttaACCATTCACACGTCGAAGATGTCCTTGGCTGACGATGTCAACTTGGACGAGTTAGTTACTTCCAAGGACGACTTATCTGGAGCTGATATCAAGGCCATTTGTACGGAAGCTGGTTTGTTGGCGttgagagaaagaagaatgcaAGTCAAGGCTGACGACTTCAAGTCAGCCAAAGAGAGAGTACTCAAGAATAAGGTGGAGGAGAACCTTGAGGGGTTGTACTTGTGA
- a CDS encoding inner membrane translocase component (go_funtion protein translocase activity~go_component mitochondrial inner membrane presequence translocase complex~go_process intracellular protein transport): MMKSSLCKQALTASSMNYKSVQATAIRSFHESQIHFNKEQAPQGSPLKVFFDTFKNEVKKSNELKENIKALQDESGRMAESEAFKKAREAYETAQKGSNAAGKVLKSTADVVGGAAVKAWDSPVGKGVRTTVRVSAEVADKAFEPVRQTQVYKDVSEVIDDGSSTSYGGFLTKEQRQRLREKELEERARKGVKGPVRENEEAGGELVATEHKASGPSVGERWEEYKLKTPVGRFFTYLQEKWQDSENGLISLIRTIIEKVTGFFAETEQAKVVKQFRMMDPSFRLTDFQKTLTNYIVPEILDAYIKNDETVLKQWFSEAPFNVWQANNKQFIQQGLFSDGRILDIRGVEVVTCKQLQPNDTPVIVVSCRAQEVHLYRKAKTGDIAAGTEDHIQLSTYAMVLTRVPEEFDNATTEGWKIIEFARGGSRPFH, translated from the coding sequence AtgatgaaatcaagtctTTGCAAGCAGGCTTTGACGGCTTCGTCTATGAATTACAAGCTGGTACAGGCAACAGCCATCAGAAGCTTCCACGAGTCACAGATCCATTTCAACAAAGAACAAGCACCACAAGGATCGCCTTTAAAGGTCTTTTTCGATACCTTCAAGAACgaagtcaagaaatcgaacgagttgaaggaaaataTCAAGGCTTTACAGGATGAGTCTGGAAGAATGGCTGAATCTGAAGCTTTCAAGAAGGCCAGAGAAGCTTATGAGACAGCACAGAAAGGTAGTAATGCTGCTGGTAAAGTGCTCAAGCTGACTGCAGACGTTGTAGGCGGTGCTGCTGTAAAAGCATGGGATTCTCCTGTTGGTAAGGGAGTCAGAACTACAGTACGTGTAAGTGCTGAAGTAGCAGACAAAGCCTTTGAGCCTGTAAGACAGACACAAGTCTACAAGgatgtttctgaagttATTGATGATGGTTCGTCGACTTCATATGGTGGATTTTTGACAAAGGAGCAGAGACAGAGATTGAGAGAGAAGGAATTGGAGGAAAGAGCCAGAAAGGGAGTCAAGGGTCCTGTTCGTGAGAACGAAGAGGCTGGCGGAGAGTTAGTAGCCACTGAACATAAGGCTTCAGGTCCATCTGTTGGTGAAAGATGGGAAGAGTACAAACTTAAAACACCTGTGGGCCGTTTCTTTACGTACTTGCAAGAGAAATGGCAGGACTCTGAGAATGGCTTGATTTCACTTATAAGAACCATCATTGAAAAAGTAACAGGGTTCTTTGCCGAAACTGAACAAGCCAAGGTGGTTAAGCAATTTAGAATGATGGATCCTTCTTTCCGTTTAACCGACTTCCAGAAGACATTGACCAACTACATTGTGCCCGAGATCTTAGATGCCTACATCAAGAACGACGAAACCGTGTTGAAGCAATGGTTCTCCGAAGCTCCCTTCAACGTCTGGCAAGCCAACAATAAGCAGTTCATCCAACAGGGCTTGTTCCTGGACGGTCGTATCTTAGATATCCGTGGTGTTGAAGTAGTCACATGCAAGCAGTTGCAACCTAACGATACTCCTGTCATTGTTGTCAGTTGTCGTGCCCAAGAGGTTCATTTGTACCGTAAGGCTAAGACAGGTGACATTGCTGCAGGTACCGAGGATCATATCCAGTTGAGCACATACGCTATGGTTCTTACAAgagttccagaagaattCGACAACGCCACTACGGAAGGATGGAAGATCATAGAGTTCGCTCGTGGTGGTTCCAGACCTTTCCATTGA
- a CDS encoding predicted protein, which produces MLQRASLFRTIRRVHPNTSLTISEFSDRNVHTKVKRTKGFKFQDIRSPARIQSGYDLIEENLHESSREAPQYASLNALPTLLYRKRFEKSAKVHEFEYGPESPLFTAEQVYLRFFKGEREVLPPIDLNKTNFLDIVQQRYLDFNDHVDFVRVSHSVEVLGRSIMREAIYRQAMYQYFRPKTFYVTTIKSLSSKYPINSHSLYFDTNTNSSEVAAMRKFFSFTKYRALSLLHVYVGMKYLENPSEIDQFTSRLIASVVRKQRRLGGKPSKDVYDVSQFVNSFRDDFLTNAKSATTNYRTVNSAVVFRNTFRPRLFPDSGRLPPIPTFTNPSLSNLLLNIALINPHSQVLMLGDNKNVISSVAKKLDRLGDLVMRRLIMEYLFSNNNKRSGLLMDFHFLNSNVVYGRLTEVLCLHKGLQNKEHQEELLHDVRSNINFKKFYERFGDFFERLIAVLYMDDRHKVREWVFAVMDVVTSTITKESENGAIILEKERFVDLVEKYGFHDERAPNFTFKA; this is translated from the coding sequence ATGTTACAGAGGGCCCTGCTATTTAGAACCATACGACGAGTTCATCCCAATACGCTGCTAACAATCTCCGAATTTTCAGATCGGAATGTCCACACAAAGGTTAAAAGAACCAAAGGGTTCAAGTTTCAAGACATTCGTTCACCTGCCAGAATTCAGAGTGGATATGATCTCATAGAAGAGAATTTACACGAGTCATCTCGCGAAGCTCCTCAGTATGCCTCTTTGAACGCATTGCCGACTCTCTTGTACCGTAAACGGTTTGAGAAACTGGCGAAAGTCCATGAATTCGAATACGGCCCAGAACTGCCTCTCTTCACTGCTGAGCAAGTGTATCttcgatttttcaaagGAGAACGCGAAGTTCTTCCACCTATTGATCTAAACAAGACGAATTTCTTGGATATTGTCCAGCAGCGGTATCTCGATTTCAATGATCATGTCGACTTTGTACGGGTGTCTCATTCTGTGgaagttcttggaagatCTATCATGAGAGAAGCCATCTACAGGCAAGCAATGTACCAATACTTCAGACCGAAGACTTTTTATGTGACAACCATAAAGAGCTTGTCTAGTAAATACCCTATAAATTCACATAGCTTATACTTCGACACGAATACCAACTCGTCCGAAGTAGCTGCGATGCGCAAGTTTTTCAGCTTCACCAAGTATAGGGCTCTATCACTCCTCCATGTCTATGTGGGAATGAAATACTTAGAAAATCCTTCTGAGATTGACCAATTTACTTCGCGCCTTATAGCAAGTGTGGTCAGGAAGCAACGAAGACTCGGCGGGAAGCCTTCCAAAGATGTCTACGATGTTAGTCAGTTTGTGAATTCGTTCAGAGACGATTTTCTCACCAACGCCAAATCTGCCACTACAAATTACAGAACTGTAAATCTGGCTGTGGTCTTTCGAAATACCTTTAGACCACGCTTGTTCCCAGACTCGGGGAGGTTGCCTCCCATTCCGACATTCACCAATCCTCTGCTCAGCAACCTTCTTCTCAATATCGCTCTTATAAATCCTCATTCACAGGTTCTCATGCTAGGGGACAATAAAAATGTCATATCTTCTGTAGCAAAGAAGTTAGATAGACTTGGAGACCTCGTAATGCGAAGGCTAATCATGGAATAtctcttttccaacaataacaagCGCAGCGGACTCCTCATGGATTTCCATTTCCTCAACTCCAATGTCGTGTACGGAAGACTCACAGAAGTCCTTTGTCTACATAAGGGATTACAAAACAAGGAGCACCAAGAGGAACTATTGCATGATGTGCGGAGCAACATCAACTTTAAGAAATTCTATGAGAGATTTGGcgatttctttgaaagaTTAATTGCTGTTCTATATATGGATGATAGACATAAGGTACGTGAATGGGTGTTTGCTGTCATGGATGTGGTTACCAGTACCATTACCAAAGAATCAGAGAATGGAGCTATCATATTGGAGAAGGAGAGATTTGTCGACTTGGTGGAGAAATACGGATTCCACGACGAGCGTGCACCAAACTTCACCTTCAAGGCATAA
- a CDS encoding predicted protein (go_funtion cysteine-type peptidase activity~go_process proteolysis and peptidolysis): MSSERSSLHSKDFRSLTSRPKTVQIKSGTSGSGSTSLITSSHLGGGIKPMNKLTDKSRISPRSHLVTRRSPTSPKSPLAKELSSKLHRASAIRGKLDQLSHSKSNSHYTSNSHISSSHSIFAQTKTKPVRIPSPRTVGIPRDDAIQVSAVNLPLEKSESESTNVISSDKNISAKSSPDSNKQLPQLRDIFGNVVNRSSSSIDEKPRVTMSLSSLEIEGQDEASHLVKLHISANNEYIFLTRYGKIVEFSVIHGEDQLQWIKFAEYAVVLRIAGTGSYWIANHDLEDDEFRDNFRQHQRWNVQPDVTMTRDDLDIVRTNMANNANKKQPGRLSSLFNINKISPKKFFGDGQRATRSKTSDHFDFKRLDQSENSESLQKVQVPVIRETPKSFSPDLQYTFANNNVFKIAYSDFKTLYNNEWINDTIIDFFIQYEIDRAIKERRVRENEVYAFNSFFFTKLMSKSATQDSPDYYGNIKRWLSKVDLMSYPYVIIPINEHAHWYCSIIRGLPELLKGAQNQKATIQVPDSQEDEQDSVDSSGSSQEPSEVGGVSHSANSHIDFDEEPVDAKAVPTSRAEIFVFDSLGQQHNQIKVPLKRFIIDYCKEKYNVDIVKAQIRVVTAKVPKQNNFNDCGIHVIYNVRKWLGDISLCEKLWRGSYSTRTARSLFLAEERNGMRKQLITKLLELHKDRIVGESDLSDEVNQDALSDDDLEVIEFHANDRDARAARAANRADNADKGGNVNKGGNVDKGGNVDKGGNVDKGSNVEVRSVRDKTENSTDGKVSVNSSIGALSSIDVNSSNEYPNTLDPRSFSKQSPSNGESMINDSLRKHFSTDVLPTFVIRFLNENFNKKNRELDSTILAIISREIRSLKHLEEQDKRVASSFQKVLTAIDEYRVPENEAIRPKNKEFKIQDSYVEDSIQRGAISSPSLYDSDDINESVSQLAISTKSPQTPRRVQTTPLKVTDSISEVIEAVPQVIEDVSSAASSDLEIVSDGELSPAIRSKSKLPTKEIVSKRRKLK; this comes from the coding sequence ATGAGTTCCGAGCGTTCGAGTCTTCACTCGAAGGACTTTCGGTCGCTCACCAGTCGCCCCAAGACGGTCCAAATCAAGTCCGGAACTTCTGGATCCGGCAGCACTTCACTTATAACCTCGAGTCATCTTGGGGGAGGCATCAAGCCCATGAACAAACTCACAGACAAGTCCCGCATCtctccaagaagtcatCTTGTGACAAGACGAAGCCCAACATCGCCTAAATCCCCACTAGCCAAAGAGTTGCTGAGCAAATTGCACCGAGCATCGGCCATCAGAGGTAAGCTCGATCAACTCTCacattcaaaatcaaattctcATTATACTTCAAATTCTCACATAAGTAGCTCTCATTCAATTTTTGCACAAACAAAAACAAAGCCAGTCCGTATTCCCAGTCCAAGAACTGTAGGAATACCAAGAGATGACGCAATTCAGGTTTCTGCTGTGAATTTGCCGTTGGAAAAgtctgaatctgaatctACAAATGTAATTAGTAGTGATAAGAATATTAGTGCTAAGAGTTCGCCTGATTCTAACAAACAGTTACCGCAACTCAGAGATATATTCGGCAATGTGGTTAATCGTAGCTCCAGTCTGATAGACGAGAAGCCGCGAGTTACTATGAGTTTGTCTTCACTAGAAATAGAAGGTCAGGATGAAGCTCTGCACTTAGTAAAGTTGCATATCTCTGCCAACAACGAGTATATCTTTCTCACACGTTATGGCAAGATCGTAGAATTCAGTGTAATTCATGGCGAAGACCAGCTTCAATGGATCAAGTTTGCTGAATATGCAGTTGTACTCCGTATCGCTGGCACTGGCAGCTATTGGATAGCCAACCacgacttggaagatgacGAGTTCAGAGACAATTTTCGCCAGCACCAGCGGTGGAACGTACAACCCGACGTAACAATGACGAGGGATGATCTAGACATAGTGCGGACGAATATGGCCAACAATGCCAATAAAAAGCAGCCTGGTAGATTGAGCTCGTTGTTCAACATTAACAAGATTTCAcccaagaagttctttggTGATGGACAACGAGCTACGAGATCAAAAACCAGTGAtcattttgatttcaagCGATTGGATCAGTCTGAGAATAGCGAAAGTTTGcaaaaagttcaagttccCGTTATTCGAGAGACTCCGAAGTCGTTTTCACCAGACTTGCAATACACCTTTGCCAACAATAACGTATTCAAAATAGCTTATTCTGACTTCAAGACACTCTACAACAATGAATGGATCAATGATACCatcattgacttctttATTCAATATGAAATCGACAGAGCTATCAAAGAACGCCGTGTGCGAGAGAACGAAGTCTATGCATTCAACTCATTTTTCTTCACTAAGTTGATGTCCAAATCTGCCACTCAAGATTCGCCTGATTACTACGGTAATATCAAGCGATGGCTCAGTAAAGTCGACCTCATGTCATATCCATATGTCATTATCCCTATCAACGAACATGCCCATTGGTACTGTTCCATCATAAGAGGATTACCTGAGTTGTTAAAAGGAGCGCAAAATCAGAAGGCCACTATTCAAGTTCCCGATAGTCAGGAAGACGAACAAGACTCTGTAGACTCTTCTGGCAGTTCACAGGAGCCATCTGAAGTAGGTGGTGTAAGCCACTCGGCAAACTCGCACATAGactttgatgaagaacCTGTAGACGCCAAAGCCGTCCCAACTTCCCGGGCAGAGATCTTTGTTTTCGACTCGTTGGGTCAACAGCACAACCAAATCAAAGTTCCTTTGAAACGGTTCATCATAGACTATTGCAAGGAAAAATATAATGTAGACATAGTCAAGGCTCAGATCAGGGTCGTAACAGCTAAAGTGCCCAAAcagaacaacttcaatgatTGTGGAATACATGTGATCTACAACGTCCGAAAATGGCTAGGAGATATTTCTCTTTGTGAGAAATTATGGAGAGGTTCGTATCTGACCCGTACGGCACGGTCGTTGTTTTTGGCCGAAGAAAGAAACGGTATGAGAAAGCAGTTGATTACTAAATTGCTTGAGTTACACAAGGATAGAATTGTAGGCGAGAGTGACTTGCTGGACGAAGTAAATCAAGATGCGCTCTCAGACGATGATTTGGAGGTGATAGAGTTCCATGCTAACGACAGAGATGCCAGAGCAGCCAGAGCAGCAAACAGAGCAGACAATGCCGATAAAGGAGGTAATGTCAACAAAGGAGGAAATGTCGACAAAGGAGGAAATGTAGACAAAGGAGGTAATGTCGACAAAGGAAGTAATGTAGAAGTTAGAAGTGTAAGAGATAAAACTGAGAATAGTACTGATGGCAAAGTTAGTGTTAATTCTTCAATCGGCGCACTTTCTTCAATCGATGTCAATTCTTCTAATGAGTATCCCAACACTTTAGATCCTCGGTCGTTCCTGAAACAGTCTCCTTCTAATGGGGAGCTGATGATCAATGATAGTCTCCGGAAACATTTCTCAACCGATGTGTTGCCTACATTTGTCATTCGTTTTCTCAAcgagaacttcaacaagaagaacagagaaCTCGATAGCACCATACTTGCTATAATTTCTCGCGAAATTCGTAGCTTAAAGCACTTGGAAGAACAAGACAAAAGAGTAGCATCTTCATTCCAGAAGGTATTGACAGCCATCGATGAATACCGTGTCCCTGAAAACGAGGCTATTCGGCCAAAGAATAAGGAGTTTAAAATCCAGGATAGCTACGTAGAAGACAGCATTCAAAGAGGAGCTATTCTGTCACCTTCGCTCTACGACTCAGACGATATCAACGAGAGTGTTTCTCAATTGGCGATTTCAACCAAATCTCCCCAAACGCCTAGAAGAGTGCAAACTACTCCATTGAAGGTAACAGACTCAATATCAGAAGTGATTGAGGCAGTCCCGCAAGTCATTGAGGACGTTAGTTCGGCCGCTTCTTCGGATCTAGAGATTGTTTCAGATGGGGAGTTATCGCCAGCGATTCGTTCGAAGCTGAAGTTGCCCACAAAGGAAATAGTAAGCAAACGTCGCAAATTGAAGTAG
- a CDS encoding predicted protein, whose translation MSEELPPLPPRKSVETESEPQVPVPPELPPREPVNTETPAKVPVSYTYSDSLSTISVIRQDELYGSPQMNENSDLFTVGGAIGSENLKQRLSDLVNDEKDEVVQFWHNLIEDYSNSYIRERRINDLDNHLVSGIPENLRSLVYLKTLQIRYKIHHKETYESLVTKARYAEINKEQEGLIESLKLDARLKDIIRVFNYYTNEKAPVKMNSSGSIDVNTSPGRENEATTHLPPNQFIISISKVVESIPNLSSEEMLYVLLKLNKLYSFLIKEELFYKINRTLEDYNSVLFKYISIQGINLESMYKKVLFTFFQDKFEPEKLLIILDFIVFHGFDFILRLLAWAFAENEDKIAELEGDELNEFINSNEFFSDLNFEILQVLQQDPNVIKFENEYHLMTANSLNRNNNELMNLREVNDDLLIKINELNRQSENLRITHGEILGQSESYTVDLDRAVGEKLRLQTTRDTLQEKYEHLTMKENLKNTIKANEEFADRNRELEEQIAEIRASIEKKKAKLAK comes from the coding sequence ATGTCTGAAGAATTGCCTCCCTTACCTCCTCGCAAGAGCGTAGAGACTGAATCAGAACCGCAAGTGCCGGTTCCACCCGAGCTTCCGCCACGAGAACCGGTCAATACCGAGACACCAGCTAAAGTGCCAGTGAGCTACACGTACTCCGACCTGTTGCTGACAATTTCGGTCATTCGACAAGACGAATTGTACGGGCTGCCACAGATGAATGAGAATTCTGACTTGTTTACTGTTGGCGGCGCCATTGGCAGCGAAAACTTGAAACAAAGGTTATCTGACCTTGTAAATGATGAGAAAGATGAAGTGGTGCAATTCTGGCACAACTTGATTGAAGACTACAGCAATCTGTATATACGTGAAAGACGGATCAACGACTTAGATAACCATCTTGTTAGCGGTATTCCCGAGAATTTGCGGTCGTTGGTGTATCTCAAAACGCTTCAGATCAGATACAAAATCCACCACAAAGAGACTTACGAAAGTCTCGTTACTAAGGCAAGATACGCCGAGATCAATAAGGAACAAGAAGGTTTGATCGAGAGTCTAAAATTGGACGCTCGGTTGAAGGACATCATCCGTGTTTTCAACTATTACACGAACGAAAAGGCCCCAGTCAAAATGAACAGCTCTGGTTCTATAGATGTGAACACCAGTCCTGGACGCGAGAATGAGGCGACAACTCACTTACCACCTAACCAGTTTATTATATCCATCAGTAAAGTCGTAGAATCAATACCCAACCTAAGTAGCGAGGAGATGCTCTATGTGCTTCTtaagttgaacaaactATATTCGTTTCTCATCAAGGAGGAGCTCTTCTACAAGATCAATAGGACGTTGGAGGACTACAATTCTGTGCTCTTCAAGTACATTAGCATCCAGGGCATCAACTTGGAGTCGATGTACAAGAAGGTTctcttcactttctttcAGGACAAGTTTGAGCCCGAGAAGCTTTTGATAATCCTCGATTTTATAGTGTTTCATGGTTTCGACTTTATTCTTCGTTTATTGGCATGGGCATTCgcagaaaatgaagacaagataGCCGAACTTGAAGGCGACGAATTAAACGAAttcatcaactccaatGAGTTTTTCAGTGATTTGAACTTTGAAATCTTACAAGTATTACAGCAGGACCCTAATGTaatcaagtttgaaaacGAGTACCATTTGATGACAGCCAACTCGTTGAACCGCAACAATAATgagttgatgaacttgCGGGAGGTCAACGACGACTTGCTTATCAAGATAAACGAGTTGAATCGTCAACTGGAGAACTTGAGAATAACCCATGGTGAGATCTTGGGCCAGAGTGAATCCTACACTGTAGACTTGGATAGAGCCGTAGGAGAAAAGCTTCGTTTACAAACTACCAGAGATACacttcaagaaaaataCGAGCATTTGACTATGaaagagaacttgaagaacaccATAAAGGCCAATGAAGAGTTTGCTGATAGGAATAGAGAGTTGGAAGAGCAGATAGCTGAGATACGGGCCagtattgaaaagaagaaggccAAGCTCGCTAAA
- the BNA4 gene encoding kynurenine 3-monooxygenase, mitochondrial precursor (Biosynthesis of nicotinic acid protein 4) (go_funtion monooxygenase activity~go_process aromatic compound metabolism): MSVLESVDTSNRHQGVGIVGAGLVGCLAALAFAAKGYSVTLFELRPDPKTVDASERNLRSINLAVSNRGIRALKYVDDAMADRILEHIIPMKGRMIHDTTGTKQESQLYGLFGESINSIDRGFLNDCLLAEMRHSDDINVLFNHKLVQLDHLMREDETPTMTFVDTRDNKAEPKTFEFDYIVGADGAHSQFRYQMQRSMRMDFQQKYIDMQYLELYIPPNTLEGATSKFSIDPNHLHIWPRHNFMLIALANKDGSFTSTFFSPWSVIESIKSAQEWVVFFKKNFPDAYKLMGDDHLISVYESNPRGTLMQVTAYPYHNPTGRAIIIGDAAHSMVPFYGQGMNCGFEDVRVLMELIDTNHGNVTKSFKQYSDARKKDLDAICKLALDNYHEMSSKVTSPLYLIRKKLDYTLGKYANGTLFQWLPLYTMISFRDDIPYAKAIAIEKRQATILNRVQIVSLTALALYGAVKAAQCWDRFRR, from the coding sequence ATGTCAGTTTTAGAGAGTGTTGATACATCCAATCGTCACCAAGGTGTTGGTATTGTAGGAGCCGGGCTTGTAGGGTGCTTAGCGGCTTTGGCGTTCGCAGCCAAGGGATATTCGGTTACACTCTTCGAGCTCAGACCTGATCCCAAAACAGTAGATGCTTCAGAACGTAATTTGCGCTCGATTAACTTGGCAGTTTCGAACCGAGGTATCCGTGCTTTGAAGTATGTAGATGATGCGATGGCAGACCGAATTTTAGAACATATCATACCAATGAAGGGTAGAATGATCCACGATACTACTGGAACGAAACAGGAATCTCAGCTTTATGGACTTTTTGGTGAAAGCATCAACTCAATAGACCGAGGGTTTTTGAACGACTGTTTGTTGGCTGAAATGCGCCATTCTGACGATATCAATGTGCTTTTCAACCACAAGTTGGTCCAATTGGATCATTTGATGAGAGAAGATGAAACACCTACCATGACCTTTGTAGATACCAGAGATAATAAGGCTGAGCCGAAGACTTTTGAGTTCGACTACATTGTAGGCGCTGACGGAGCACATTCTCAGTTCAGATACCAGATGCAGCGGCTGATGAGAATGGACTTTCAGCAGAAGTACATCGACATGCAATACTTGGAGCTCTATATTCCCCCAAACACCCTAGAAGGTGCTACCTCAAAATTTTCTATCGATCCCAATCATCTTCATATCTGGCCCAGACACAACTTCATGTTGATTGCATTGGCGAACAAGGACGGTTCATTCACATCAACTTTCTTTAGTCCCTGGTCGGTCATAGAACTGATCAAGAGTGCTCAGGAATGGGTTGTGTTCTTTAAGAAGAACTTCCCGGATGCCTACAAGCTTATGGGAGATGATCACTTGATTTCAGTTTACGAAAGTAATCCTCGTGGAACTTTGATGCAAGTTACGGCCTACCCGTACCATAACCCTACTGGTAGAGCCATCATCATCGGTGATGCTGCTCACTCTATGGTTCCTTTCTATGGACAGGGCATGAACTGTGGCTTTGAGGACGTGAGAGTATTGATGGAGTTGATAGACACCAACCATGGAAACGTGACTAAGTCGTTCAAACAGTACTCGGATGCTCGTAAAAAGGACTTGGATGCCATCTGTAAACTCGCTTTGGATAACTATCACGAAATGTCATCTAAAGTCACTAGTCCACTCTACTTGATCCGCAAGAAATTGGACTACACCTTGGGCAAATACGCTAATGGAACTCTTTTCCAATGGCTTCCCTTGTACACCATGATCTCCTTCCGTGACGATATTCCGTATGCTAAAGCTATCGCTATAGAAAAGAGACAGGCCACTATCTTGAACCGGGTCCAGATTGTTTCCTTGACGGCGTTAGCTCTTTACGGAGCTGTCAAAGCTGCACAATGTTGGGACAGATTCAGACGTTGA